One Leishmania panamensis strain MHOM/PA/94/PSC-1 chromosome 24 sequence genomic region harbors:
- a CDS encoding hypothetical protein (TriTrypDB/GeneDB-style sysID: LpmP.24.1360) — protein MSEVTAFSTYQTRSTLLVERERALDARRAGVSDLRQMVAMLTTENRAREEQLAAERSRFRDRKAAQDAKVSTKETEARTQQNRISVLEEEERQLNKTIAERAEEIRTATAEVERRRDLERTLHDAREGLNKAKFALEENDAKVMRLETRLARQELITDKRHAQLTGRVPQYWFPRVPEVDKSASLEDTAGESVYLVDELA, from the coding sequence ATGTCGGAGGTAACCGCGTTCTCCACCTATCAGACCCGCTCAACGCTgctggtggagagggagagggcactGGACGCACGCCGCGCTGGAGTTTCGGACCTGCGGCAGATGGTTGCCATGTTGACGACTGAGAATCGCGCTCGGGAAGAGCAGCTGGCGGCTGAACGCTCCCGCTTCAGGGACCGCAAGGCAGCACAAGATGCAAAAGTCTCGACAAAGGAGACTGAGGCTCGCACGCAGCAGAATCGCATCAGCGTAttagaggaagaggagcggcagctcaACAAGACCATCGCAGAGCGCGCGGAGGAGATTCGCACGGCCACCGCCGAGGTGGAACGACGCCGAGACCTCGAAAGGACTCTGCATGACGCGAGGGAGGGGCTAAACAAGGCAAAGTTTGCCTTGGAGGAGAACGACGCCAAGGTGATGCGCCTGGAGACGCGTCTCGCGCGACAGGAACTTATCACAGATAAGCGTCATGCCCAGTTGACGGGACGTGTGCCACAGTACTGGTTTCCGCGGGTGCCGGAGGTTGACAAGTCCGCCTCGCTGGAGGACACGGCTGGGGAGAGTGTGTACCTCGTGGACGAACTCGCGTGA